In Desulfuromonas acetexigens, the genomic stretch TCGGTGTCCGCCCCGGCCGGACATTCGTCGAATCCCGCCTTGAGCGAAGCGAGAAAGACCTTGCCGCTGGGTCGGTGCACCAGGGCCCGCCGTTCGCCGAGCGGGGCGTCGCTGATAAAGTGAAAGGCATCGTCGATGGCATCGTAAGACATGGGGGCTCCGTGAACGGCTCTCTGCTCTGCCGTGATTATTCCTGGCGGACCTTGCCCACCGGCGCCAGGTAGATGGTAAACTCGTCGTCGCCGTCGAGTCCGAGCAGGTCGTCGGCCAGCTGTTGATCGTAGGCGGCGATGGCGCAGGTGCCGGCGCCGACGGCCTCGCAGGCGAGATAAAGATTTTGGCAGAGGTGACCGGCGTCGAGGGCGATGACTTTGTAGGAGG encodes the following:
- a CDS encoding SagB/ThcOx family dehydrogenase, producing RVEGLAPGLYRYLPLDHALLLEQTPDQLSARVVAAARGQGFAGEAAVTFFWTALPERTEWRYGEASYKVIALDAGHLCQNLYLACEAVGAGTCAIAAYDQQLADDLLGLDGDDEFTIYLAPVGKVRQE